A single genomic interval of bacterium harbors:
- the ruvX gene encoding Holliday junction resolvase RuvX, translating into MMQKIMALDYGSKRIGIAISDALGMCAHPREYIENNSKAFENILKLVEEENIHLLLFGLPKRLSGESSLMQAEIERFMHNLQKKTELEMKTWDERLTSAQAEKFMISADVKRKKRKTSIDSMAATILLQSYLDAQQ; encoded by the coding sequence ATGATGCAAAAAATCATGGCTCTAGATTATGGAAGCAAACGCATCGGCATTGCCATCAGCGATGCACTAGGCATGTGCGCACATCCAAGAGAGTACATTGAAAACAACTCCAAGGCTTTTGAAAATATTTTAAAACTCGTTGAAGAAGAAAACATACACTTATTGCTGTTTGGTTTACCCAAGCGTCTCAGTGGAGAGAGCAGCCTCATGCAAGCAGAAATAGAACGCTTTATGCACAACTTACAAAAAAAAACCGAGCTAGAAATGAAAACTTGGGATGAACGCTTAACCAGTGCTCAAGCAGAAAAATTCATGATCAGCGCGGATGTCAAAAGAAAAAAACGTAAAACTAGCATTGATAGCATGGCCGCCACCATCTTGCTGCAAAGCTATTTGGATGCTCAACAATAA